In Candidatus Zixiibacteriota bacterium, one genomic interval encodes:
- a CDS encoding glycosyltransferase: MSEEKKVSAIVVNWNGMKFLPVCLDSIFRQSYKNLEVIVVDCASKDESVSFIKSNYPLAKVIELKQDSGPPYAINLATREAQGEYILILNNDVYLPENLVAEMAAELEKDENCVINPLQLDFDGNFIGAGYPARDFGLQNLFKPEELRPFFSCTACCLVTKQVIERNTLNELFFLYEDVEWGWRLNLKNVPPKPLLNSYFLHKNAGSVIKGSPKQEKMAIYSFLATHYICFKVSTSVLLLPVTVLTLLKKLLLLCKRDPVLANSFFSGFFQFVKHLPKLSQYKRRVQNERFIKSDLWVLKTMIGSSSYLKELKNYWQTNLRSLMEKEIQAHISYLNRDFQR, encoded by the coding sequence TTGTCAGAAGAAAAAAAGGTAAGCGCCATAGTGGTAAATTGGAATGGAATGAAATTCCTGCCCGTGTGCCTGGATTCTATTTTCAGGCAGAGCTATAAGAATTTAGAGGTAATAGTGGTGGACTGCGCGAGCAAGGACGAAAGCGTTTCCTTCATCAAGAGCAACTACCCGCTGGCAAAGGTGATAGAACTAAAACAGGATTCCGGGCCGCCTTATGCCATAAACTTAGCCACCAGAGAAGCGCAAGGGGAATATATTTTAATTTTAAATAATGATGTTTATCTACCTGAGAATTTAGTGGCTGAAATGGCGGCAGAGCTTGAAAAAGATGAGAACTGCGTGATAAATCCGCTACAACTGGATTTTGATGGCAATTTCATTGGAGCTGGGTATCCAGCAAGAGATTTTGGCTTGCAAAATCTCTTTAAACCTGAGGAACTCCGACCCTTTTTTTCCTGCACTGCCTGCTGCCTAGTAACAAAACAGGTTATTGAAAGGAACACGCTTAATGAACTTTTCTTTTTGTACGAGGACGTGGAGTGGGGATGGCGTTTAAATTTAAAAAATGTGCCTCCTAAACCCTTACTCAATTCTTATTTCCTGCATAAAAACGCCGGGTCCGTAATCAAGGGCTCGCCTAAACAGGAAAAAATGGCGATCTACAGTTTTTTGGCTACTCACTATATATGTTTTAAGGTAAGCACCTCGGTTCTGCTTCTTCCGGTCACGGTTCTTACTCTCTTAAAAAAGCTTTTGCTGTTATGTAAGAGGGATCCTGTCTTGGCCAATTCTTTTTTTAGTGGTTTTTTCCAATTTGTTAAACATCTTCCAAAATTATCTCAATACAAGAGAAGAGTTCAAAACGAAAGATTCATAAAAAGTGATCTGTGGGTTCTAAAGACAATGATAGGAAGCTCATCTTACTTGAAAGAGCTCAAAAACTATTGGCAGACAAACCTTAGAAGTCTGATGGAAAAAGAGATACAAGCACATATCAGCTATTTAAACAGGGACTTCCAACGATGA